The segment GGGCCGCGAAAGGCAATCTGTGCATCGAGTTTCCCTGGCCCGGTCAGATGCGCACCGTGTACGGCGATCAAAAGCGCTTCAAGGAGACCTACTTCGATCCTTATCCGGGCTACTACTTTTCCGGCGACGGCGCGCGCCGTGACGAAGATAATTACTACTGGATCACGGGCAGGGTCGACGACGTGATCAACGTCTCCGGGCATCGCATGGGCACCGCCGAGGTCGAGAGTGCGCTGGTGTTGCACAAGTCGGTGTCGGAGGCGGCCGTGGTCGGCTTTCCGCACGAGAAGAAGGGCCAGGGCATTTACGCTTACGTGACCTTGATGGAAGGCGTGGAACCGAGCGAGGAGCTGGAGAAGGAACTGGCGCAACTGGTGCGCGATGAGATCGGCGCCATTGCCAAGCCCGACTTTATTCAGTGGGCTCCGGGTCTGCCCAAGACGCGCTCGGGCAAGATCATGCGCCGGATTCTGCGCAAGGTGGCCGCCAACGAAGTCGACGAGCTGGGCGACACGTCTACGCTTGCCGATCCATCGGTGGTGGACGATCTGGTCGAGCATCGGGCGGGCAAATAAGTGCGACTTCATTCGTGGCCGGTATCGCGCGTGCGCGCGGTACCGGTGTCGGTAAGAGCGATCGCACTTGACTGTTCGCCGCGCGATTTGCGGGTAGTCAGTGCCATAGGCCCATTAACCCCATAGGCCCATTAACCAATGGGCCCATTTTCCTCGCCACGGACGGCTTCGTTAAGTACACCGTTCGGGGATCACCATGACGACCAGAAACATCGTACATAACAGCTGGGTTGCTTCGCTAGCTGTGAGCATATCCTTCGGCGTGCCCGGTGTTGCTCAAGCGTTTGAGTCGCTCGGGACGTTTGAGTTCGAGGCCGGAGACACTACCGTCGGCATCGGCGGTTACGCCAAACTGAGCCTGATCGGTAACGACGCGAGCGACGGCAGACTGGTTAGCGAAGAACAATCCTTTGGCACTGACTTCTATCTGCCGTTTGCGATCCCGGTACAGGGCGACGGTCGCAGCCATCAAACCGTCTATGCGACCGCCAAGGAGAGTCGTGTCGCCTTAGAGTCCACGACTGACCTCAGCGGCAATGCGCTAACCACCTATTTGGAGATAGATTTTCTGACAACTGATAACGGCGGCAACGAAGCGTTCACCAACTCATTCAGTCCACGGCTGCGACATTACTACTTCGAGTTCAACGACCTGCTGGTGGGGCAGACTTGGTCGACCTTCCAGAATGATGACGCGCTGCCGGAAACGCTGGACTTCGTGGGCCCGGCCGAAAGTACGATCTTCGTTCGTCAACCGCAAATCCGCTATACGTTAGGCGCTTTCGATTTCGCCATCGAGAACCCGGAGACTGAGCTATACAACAACAACGGACCACCCGCATTGGACCCCGAAGATGGCGATGTAAACGTGTTCCGCCTGGGCACCCGTACGCAAGACGGCAAGATACCGGATGTGGTGGCGCGCTATAACCTTGACACCGAC is part of the Gammaproteobacteria bacterium genome and harbors:
- a CDS encoding porin; translated protein: MTTRNIVHNSWVASLAVSISFGVPGVAQAFESLGTFEFEAGDTTVGIGGYAKLSLIGNDASDGRLVSEEQSFGTDFYLPFAIPVQGDGRSHQTVYATAKESRVALESTTDLSGNALTTYLEIDFLTTDNGGNEAFTNSFSPRLRHYYFEFNDLLVGQTWSTFQNDDALPETLDFVGPAESTIFVRQPQIRYTLGAFDFAIENPETELYNNNGPPALDPEDGDVNVFRLGTRTQDGKIPDVVARYNLDTDFGSFSLAGVGRALTVDDGNPDFLEQDDTAVGYGVSFSGIVPSIGDDELVFQINGGDGVGRYMGFGPSDGVIDDDGDIEPIPQYGGYAGYTHYWNSQWRSNLVGGYRQIDNPVEFTGGNVEKEAYSGHLNLLYSPVAPVTFGVEFLHAERKLENGFDGDINRVQVSGIYEF